One Gambusia affinis linkage group LG15, SWU_Gaff_1.0, whole genome shotgun sequence genomic window carries:
- the zgc:153990 gene encoding nuclear apoptosis-inducing factor 1 isoform X2 has product MSSPVYYNHDSAVRFKKRKARFSFSEVHVLLDEVRKNRSIVVGKFNRGIPTDSKKRTWAEITARVNDIGECQREVIEVIKKWSDLKCDTKRKVAAMRSGTVPNRGLNSRLSRDLTQTEKIVLQILEMDEDDQSTGECGPLGDDDDVPEEEEEMEEEDMMGMQSSPNGGGDMSSMPPPTSYDTETPFGDSDDDQREDVLPSNQAGKSAEVHQVNNGVHKHVQPPMSSGAPALAPAPAPSPAVSLPAAAHNSRDSLLQNATLSLQEQHATNMLLETVSRSLELLAESVQQLAETQQEFVRESLQLQRETVQVLRDFTGGAIALMHDKLNGRPAL; this is encoded by the exons ATGTCTTCTCCGGTGTACTACAACCATGACAGCGCTGTCCGCTTCAAGAAGAGAAAAGCtcgtttttctttcagtgaagTCCATGTCCTGCTGGATGAAGTGAGGAAGAACCGTTCGATTGTTGTGG GCAAATTCAACCGAGGAATACCAACCGACTCAAAGAAGCGCACCTGGGCAGAGATTACGGCACGCGTCAACGATATTGGGGAGTGCCAACGGGAGGTCATAGAGGTCATCAAGAAATGGTCCGACCTGAAGTGCGACACCAAACGCAAAGTGGCGGCCATGAGGTCGGGGACCGTGCCCAACAGGGGACTCAACTCGCGTCTCTCCCGAGACCTCACTCAGACAGAAAAGATAGTCCTTCAAATACTGGAGATGGACGAAGACGACCAGAGCACCGGAGAGTGCGGTCCACTGGGGGACGACGACGACGttcctgaggaagaggaggagatggaaGAGGAGGACATGATGGGAATGCAGAGTTCTCCTAACGGCGGGGGAGACATGTCGTCCATGCCGCCACCAACTTCCTACG ATACCGAAACCCCATTCGGAGATTCGGATGACGACCAGAGAGAAGACGTGCTTCCCTCCAACCAGGCAGGAAAATCCGCCGAAGTGCACCAAGTGAACAACGGCGTCCATAAACACGTCCAGCCGCCAATGTCTTCCGGTGCTCCGGCCCTGGCCCCGGCTCCGGCTCCGTCGCCAGCGGTCTCGCTCCCTGCGGCGGCGCACAACTCCAGGGACAGCCTGCTGCAGAACGCCACCCTGAGCCTGCAGGAGCAGCACGCCACCAACATGCTGCTGGAGACGGTGTCGCGCTCCCTGGAGCTGCTGGCGGAGTCGGTGCAGCAGCTGGCGGAGACGCAGCAGGAGTTTGTGCGCGAGTCGCTCCAGCTGCAGCGGGAGACGGTGCAGGTGCTCAGAGACTTCACGGGCGGAGCCATCGCCCTCATGCATGACAAACTGAATGGACGGCCGGCTTTATAA
- the zgc:153990 gene encoding nuclear apoptosis-inducing factor 1 isoform X1: protein MSSPVYYNHDSAVRFKKRKARFSFSEVHVLLDEVRKNRSIVVGKFNRGIPTDSKKRTWAEITARVNDIGECQREVIEVIKKWSDLKCDTKRKVAAMRSGTVPNRGLNSRLSRDLTQTEKIVLQILEMDEDDQSTGECGPLGDDDDVPEEEEEMEEEDMMGMQSSPNGGGDMSSMPPPTSYGDSSQPAYDMQYEIPPTEDTETPFGDSDDDQREDVLPSNQAGKSAEVHQVNNGVHKHVQPPMSSGAPALAPAPAPSPAVSLPAAAHNSRDSLLQNATLSLQEQHATNMLLETVSRSLELLAESVQQLAETQQEFVRESLQLQRETVQVLRDFTGGAIALMHDKLNGRPAL from the exons ATGTCTTCTCCGGTGTACTACAACCATGACAGCGCTGTCCGCTTCAAGAAGAGAAAAGCtcgtttttctttcagtgaagTCCATGTCCTGCTGGATGAAGTGAGGAAGAACCGTTCGATTGTTGTGG GCAAATTCAACCGAGGAATACCAACCGACTCAAAGAAGCGCACCTGGGCAGAGATTACGGCACGCGTCAACGATATTGGGGAGTGCCAACGGGAGGTCATAGAGGTCATCAAGAAATGGTCCGACCTGAAGTGCGACACCAAACGCAAAGTGGCGGCCATGAGGTCGGGGACCGTGCCCAACAGGGGACTCAACTCGCGTCTCTCCCGAGACCTCACTCAGACAGAAAAGATAGTCCTTCAAATACTGGAGATGGACGAAGACGACCAGAGCACCGGAGAGTGCGGTCCACTGGGGGACGACGACGACGttcctgaggaagaggaggagatggaaGAGGAGGACATGATGGGAATGCAGAGTTCTCCTAACGGCGGGGGAGACATGTCGTCCATGCCGCCACCAACTTCCTACG GGGACTCATCGCAGCCAGCTTATGATATGCAGTATGAGATTCCCCCAACAGAAG ATACCGAAACCCCATTCGGAGATTCGGATGACGACCAGAGAGAAGACGTGCTTCCCTCCAACCAGGCAGGAAAATCCGCCGAAGTGCACCAAGTGAACAACGGCGTCCATAAACACGTCCAGCCGCCAATGTCTTCCGGTGCTCCGGCCCTGGCCCCGGCTCCGGCTCCGTCGCCAGCGGTCTCGCTCCCTGCGGCGGCGCACAACTCCAGGGACAGCCTGCTGCAGAACGCCACCCTGAGCCTGCAGGAGCAGCACGCCACCAACATGCTGCTGGAGACGGTGTCGCGCTCCCTGGAGCTGCTGGCGGAGTCGGTGCAGCAGCTGGCGGAGACGCAGCAGGAGTTTGTGCGCGAGTCGCTCCAGCTGCAGCGGGAGACGGTGCAGGTGCTCAGAGACTTCACGGGCGGAGCCATCGCCCTCATGCATGACAAACTGAATGGACGGCCGGCTTTATAA